In Coregonus clupeaformis isolate EN_2021a unplaced genomic scaffold, ASM2061545v1 scaf1786, whole genome shotgun sequence, the following are encoded in one genomic region:
- the LOC123487547 gene encoding cyclin-dependent kinase 5 activator 1-like has translation MSISLREKAVHFKDGPDTVGHFFEVQTRKSGKDKTLKRYSPWRRIVTKKGSKKMQAHENTNQNNIAHLSNENLEKSQSSSNLSTLTLEKSQSCDKLSTQYQSTPAIANSSNNAASSVEKAPLTNSNTAPDTLQTVIVQDLDTPKRPVMVHATTGELLRCLGEILCRRCYLIQDMSSMGPELWLRVVDRYLLDNCYQNQSCINPAMVVFLYMLCREAVSSEVATLHELHAVLLTCLYTTCSYMGNEISYPLRPFLVETCRQTFWIRCMSITKLMSGKMLQMNTDPNFFSQMFADLKNESQKEEKKSRLLSGVYSTQ, from the coding sequence ATGTCTATCTCACTCCGCGAGAAGGCAGTCCACTTCAAAGATGGGCCGGACACGGTGGGCCACTTCTTTGAAGTCCAGACCCGTAAGAGCGGCAAAGACAAGACCCTGAAGCGGTACTCGCCATGGAGGCGGATTGTGACGAAGAAGGGCTCCAAGAAGATGCAGGCCCACGAGAACACCAACCAAAACAACATCGCCCATCTGAGTAACGAGAACCTGGAGAAGTCTCAGTCCTCCTCCAACTTGTCCACCCTCACCCTGGAGAAGTCTCAATCCTGTGACAAGCTGTCCACCCAGTACCAGAGCACTCCAGCCATCGCCAACAGCTCCAACAACGCCGCCTCGTCGGTCGAGAAGGCCCCCTTGACCAACTCCAACACGGCCCCCGACACGCTCCAGACGGTGATCGTCCAGGACCTCGACACGCCCAAGAGGCCGGTGATGGTCCACGCTACAACCGGCGAGCTGCTGCGCTGCCTGGGTGAGATCCTGTGCCGGCGCTGCTACCTGATCCAGGACATGTCTTCCATGGGCCCGGAGCTGTGGCTGCGGGTGGTTGACCGTTATCTGCTGGACAACTGCTATCAGAACCAGAGCTGCATCAACCCGGCCATGGTGGTCTTCCTCTACATGCTGTGCCGCGAGGCGGTCTCCTCCGAGGTGGCCACCTTGCATGAGCTGCATGCCGTGCTGCTTACTTGCCTCTACACGACCTGCTCCTACATGGGCAACGAGATCTCCTACCCCCTGAGACCCTTCCTGGTGGAGACCTGCAGGCAGACCTTCTGGATCCGCTGCATGTCCATCACCAAGCTGATGAGTGGTAAGATGCTCCAGATGAACACAGACCCTAACTTCTTCTCCCAGATGTTTGCTGACCTGAAGAACGAGAGccagaaggaggagaagaagagccgCCTGCTCAGCGGTGTGTACAGCACTCAGTGA